In the Arthrobacter zhaoxinii genome, one interval contains:
- a CDS encoding helix-turn-helix transcriptional regulator: protein MTYWGQGSQLFGRDRELTEVTSRLLDPGLRGVVLLGAEGIGKSSLAAHAAEHLSSMMAPYYVSGSPVLSRMQYGILSTYLGSTTAADMESPLAVLRTVRAHFQRLTETSGMQTLLVVDNAQHLDEASAHLLTQLAMSGELRLMVISRARAPRIHELLSLARDGLLARVDLGPLSAQAVHEFCVSALGGPVLQASSTVLHRMSRGNPLYVKELLTRARLQQRLVERNGAWFLTGESDSADTPLADLIKTMLASRSPAERSVLETTALAVRLPRSVVSAVSDDEAVRSLVIDGLLEILPDRDESAHLVQPLHEEIIRSLVPAARSAEIRAKVLSRYDPGTLIDPKEPSGLDILLRHAEWALDCGEQLPPEDLLAAARAANDMGDAARGMRFAAAVRPLPFRREAEVELAVAYARQGSYGRARTQLEALKTGTDDAGAWTQLSMRRAVFTGALMLRQTNAEGRTLTALSERWVEAATALAVRADASAGTPAGVRAGAELLAAAALLLDGSYTEARSCLAGLATQEAPDPEQALVFHGLYAEVLTACGDVEAALQQAQAAADLLDASSGQLWSYSGFVFVRHAFALLHAGRFTQLEQLAARVHSGPRHLLTAMGGTLGVIEGALEIHRGRLHEGLRRLRPAVESLRDWDPELMLPYAQGLAGYASAVVGDGTPAAGSGSRMTAPGYTGPRHLWLTAQAYAAAAEASQSTEGPTPDRLAALAAEARAAGLHSSEKDILELCLAVGDLAQVGRLAELTADFDGGEARALHTYAAAVASGNPDRMVAAAEDAIRAQKYLVAVESIGHAIRFYGNHGNLRRQRALIQQLRRRREELAGVTVSYLSPSLHLVRLTRREHEIVDLLLSGATTKDIAVHFTLSQRTVEGHVYRIYVKLGISRRADLDAAYRALEPGPRTASLL from the coding sequence ATGACGTACTGGGGGCAGGGCAGCCAACTCTTCGGGCGGGACCGGGAACTCACCGAGGTGACCAGCCGGCTGCTGGACCCCGGGCTGCGGGGCGTCGTCCTGCTTGGAGCTGAGGGAATCGGCAAGTCCTCCCTTGCTGCCCACGCCGCTGAGCACCTGAGTTCGATGATGGCTCCGTACTATGTGAGCGGAAGCCCCGTGTTGTCCCGCATGCAGTACGGCATCCTCTCCACGTATCTGGGGTCCACCACCGCCGCCGACATGGAGTCTCCGCTGGCTGTCCTCCGGACGGTGCGGGCCCACTTCCAGCGGCTGACGGAAACCAGCGGCATGCAGACCCTTTTGGTGGTGGACAATGCCCAGCACCTCGACGAAGCCAGTGCCCATCTGCTGACCCAGCTCGCCATGTCCGGGGAGCTTCGGCTCATGGTGATTTCCCGGGCGCGGGCACCCAGAATCCACGAACTGCTCTCGCTGGCCCGGGACGGACTGCTCGCCCGGGTGGATCTGGGGCCGTTGTCCGCGCAGGCTGTCCACGAGTTCTGCGTCAGCGCTCTCGGCGGGCCGGTGCTCCAGGCCTCCAGCACGGTGCTGCATCGGATGTCCCGCGGCAACCCCCTGTATGTGAAGGAGCTGCTGACCCGGGCACGGCTGCAGCAGCGGTTGGTGGAAAGGAACGGTGCCTGGTTCCTCACAGGGGAATCGGACTCCGCGGACACGCCGCTGGCCGACCTGATCAAGACGATGCTCGCTTCCCGCAGTCCCGCGGAGCGCAGTGTGCTGGAGACGACGGCGCTCGCCGTGCGCCTGCCGCGGTCGGTGGTTTCGGCGGTTTCCGACGACGAAGCCGTGCGGTCGCTGGTGATCGACGGTCTCCTGGAGATCCTGCCGGACCGGGATGAATCAGCACATCTTGTGCAGCCGCTGCACGAGGAAATCATCCGGAGCCTGGTCCCGGCGGCCCGAAGCGCAGAAATCCGTGCAAAAGTCCTGAGCCGCTACGACCCGGGAACGCTGATCGATCCAAAGGAACCTTCCGGCCTCGATATCCTGCTCCGCCATGCCGAGTGGGCGCTGGACTGCGGCGAACAGCTCCCGCCCGAAGACCTGCTCGCGGCGGCACGCGCGGCCAACGACATGGGGGACGCAGCACGCGGAATGCGGTTCGCGGCCGCGGTCCGCCCGCTGCCCTTCCGGCGCGAAGCGGAGGTGGAACTTGCCGTCGCCTATGCCCGGCAGGGCAGCTACGGGCGGGCACGCACCCAGTTGGAAGCCCTGAAGACCGGGACGGACGACGCCGGCGCCTGGACACAACTCAGCATGCGGCGGGCGGTATTTACGGGCGCACTGATGCTCCGCCAGACCAATGCTGAGGGGCGGACGTTGACTGCCCTGTCCGAGAGATGGGTTGAAGCGGCAACAGCGCTGGCAGTCCGGGCAGATGCTTCCGCAGGAACTCCGGCCGGAGTGCGTGCGGGGGCGGAATTGCTTGCTGCCGCTGCGCTTCTCCTGGACGGCAGCTACACCGAGGCCCGCAGCTGCCTGGCCGGGCTCGCTACGCAGGAAGCTCCGGACCCCGAACAGGCCCTTGTTTTCCACGGCCTCTATGCAGAAGTCCTCACGGCGTGCGGCGACGTGGAAGCAGCGCTGCAGCAGGCGCAGGCCGCCGCAGACCTGCTCGACGCCAGCTCCGGACAGCTGTGGAGCTATTCCGGGTTCGTGTTCGTGCGGCATGCCTTCGCCCTGCTCCATGCCGGCCGGTTTACCCAGTTGGAGCAGCTTGCCGCCCGGGTCCATTCCGGACCGCGGCACCTGTTGACCGCCATGGGCGGGACGCTGGGGGTTATTGAGGGCGCCCTTGAAATCCACCGGGGGAGGCTGCATGAAGGCCTGAGGCGCCTGCGGCCTGCGGTGGAATCACTGCGGGACTGGGATCCCGAGCTGATGCTTCCTTACGCGCAGGGACTCGCAGGCTACGCATCGGCAGTGGTCGGCGACGGTACGCCTGCCGCCGGATCCGGCTCCCGGATGACTGCGCCGGGATACACCGGTCCCCGGCATCTGTGGCTTACCGCCCAGGCATACGCCGCTGCAGCGGAGGCATCGCAGTCCACCGAGGGTCCAACCCCCGACAGGCTTGCCGCGCTTGCCGCTGAAGCACGGGCCGCAGGACTGCACAGCAGCGAAAAGGACATTCTCGAACTGTGCCTTGCCGTCGGGGACCTGGCCCAGGTGGGCCGCCTGGCCGAACTAACCGCGGACTTCGACGGCGGGGAGGCCCGGGCGCTGCATACCTATGCCGCCGCCGTGGCTTCGGGTAACCCGGACCGGATGGTCGCGGCCGCCGAGGACGCCATCCGTGCGCAGAAGTACCTGGTAGCCGTGGAGAGCATCGGCCATGCCATCCGGTTCTACGGCAACCACGGAAACCTGCGCCGGCAGCGCGCGCTGATCCAGCAGCTGCGGCGCCGCCGCGAGGAACTGGCCGGTGTGACCGTCTCTTACCTCAGCCCGTCACTGCACCTGGTCCGCCTGACCCGGCGTGAACATGAAATTGTGGATCTGCTTCTCTCCGGCGCCACGACCAAGGACATTGCCGTGCATTTCACCCTCTCCCAGCGGACGGTGGAGGGGCACGTCTACCGGATCTACGTGAAGCTGGGAATCAGCCGCAGGGCGGACCTCGACGCGGCCTACCGTGCCCTGGAACCGGGACCTCGGACGGCGTCCCTGCTCTAG
- a CDS encoding sugar transferase, with protein sequence MGADIHARLLPGGSALDAFPPAAGADIDGMQLTTDPRPLTAGPLRTLPAEADTVTADRRVAAPAALPAQSFVFPSFTTRRPFARTGHPRSAAVAWNRKYARIITAADALVVFAAALAGHLVWFGLAPAPLKIGSFTTTYLVVSAVVGCAWMLALHVYRSRDPRITGIGTDEYKRVINASVVLLGSLALATVVFQFDVSRGYFGLVFPTGVGGLICSRWLLRQWLQAQRQRGRYLSKVVVLGRPRDVRYVVHQINAKSRAAYQVVGVVLTGKKREYLDVDGTRLPVVADERKVVDAAARLRVDAVIVAGPTKGGSRYVQELGWELEESSTQLILTTGLTNVAGPRIHSRPVEGLPLMHVELPQYAGGKHVLKRGLDIVLSGAALVALVPVFLLLAVLVRRDSPGPALFRQERVGRGGEVFEMLKFRSMVQTAEDDLAGLLDRNEGSGVLFKMQQDPRVTRVGRWMRKYSLDELPQLWNVFLGHMSLVGPRPPLPREVAQYGNRVHRRLYIKPGLTGMWQINGRSELNWKDGVRLDLYYVENWSLAGDLIILWRTVQMLRRPVGAY encoded by the coding sequence ATGGGTGCTGATATTCACGCCCGGCTTCTGCCGGGTGGCTCGGCGTTGGATGCGTTCCCTCCGGCGGCCGGCGCCGACATTGACGGCATGCAGCTGACCACTGATCCCCGGCCCCTGACGGCCGGGCCGCTCCGGACACTTCCGGCTGAGGCGGATACGGTGACGGCCGATAGGCGCGTAGCCGCTCCGGCCGCACTGCCGGCGCAGTCCTTCGTCTTTCCCAGCTTCACCACCCGGCGGCCGTTCGCCAGGACCGGCCACCCCAGAAGTGCTGCTGTTGCCTGGAACCGTAAATACGCGCGGATCATCACCGCTGCGGATGCACTGGTGGTGTTCGCGGCGGCACTGGCCGGGCACCTGGTGTGGTTCGGCCTGGCGCCGGCACCGCTGAAGATCGGCTCATTCACCACCACGTACCTCGTCGTCTCCGCCGTGGTCGGCTGTGCCTGGATGCTGGCCCTGCACGTCTACCGCAGCCGCGATCCTCGAATCACCGGCATCGGAACCGACGAATACAAACGCGTCATCAACGCCAGCGTAGTCCTGCTGGGCAGCCTGGCACTGGCCACGGTGGTCTTCCAATTCGATGTGTCCAGAGGGTACTTCGGACTGGTTTTCCCCACCGGGGTCGGCGGCCTGATCTGCTCCCGGTGGCTTCTGCGCCAGTGGCTGCAGGCCCAGCGGCAACGTGGACGGTACCTCTCCAAAGTCGTGGTGCTGGGGCGCCCCCGGGACGTGCGGTATGTCGTCCACCAAATCAACGCCAAGTCCCGTGCCGCCTACCAGGTGGTGGGCGTGGTTTTGACGGGCAAGAAACGGGAATATCTCGACGTGGACGGGACGCGTCTGCCGGTGGTCGCCGACGAACGCAAAGTGGTTGACGCCGCGGCCCGGCTCCGTGTCGATGCCGTGATTGTTGCCGGCCCGACCAAAGGCGGAAGCCGTTACGTCCAGGAACTCGGCTGGGAGCTGGAAGAATCGTCGACCCAGCTGATCCTGACCACCGGCCTGACGAACGTGGCCGGACCGCGGATCCATTCCCGCCCGGTGGAGGGCCTGCCCCTGATGCATGTGGAGCTGCCCCAGTACGCGGGGGGCAAGCATGTCCTGAAGCGGGGACTGGACATTGTCCTCTCCGGTGCAGCCCTGGTGGCCCTGGTTCCCGTCTTTCTTCTTCTGGCCGTGCTGGTCCGCCGGGACAGCCCGGGACCGGCGCTTTTCCGGCAGGAGCGGGTGGGCCGCGGCGGAGAAGTCTTCGAGATGCTCAAGTTCCGGTCCATGGTGCAGACCGCCGAGGATGACCTGGCCGGCCTGCTGGACCGAAACGAGGGCTCGGGGGTGCTGTTCAAAATGCAGCAGGATCCCCGTGTCACCCGCGTGGGCCGCTGGATGCGGAAGTACTCCCTCGATGAACTGCCGCAGCTGTGGAACGTTTTCCTGGGCCATATGTCCCTGGTCGGCCCCCGCCCCCCGCTGCCCCGCGAAGTGGCCCAGTACGGCAACCGGGTGCACCGCCGCCTGTACATCAAGCCAGGGCTCACCGGCATGTGGCAGATCAACGGCCGGTCGGAACTCAACTGGAAAGACGGTGTCCGGCTGGATCTGTACTACGTCGAAAACTGGTCGCTTGCCGGCGACCTCATCATTCTCTGGCGCACGGTGCAGATGCTCCGCCGGCCAGTGGGCGCGTACTAG